The Deltaproteobacteria bacterium CG2_30_66_27 nucleotide sequence GCGGCGAGCCCGACCCCCTCGGCGGCGTACATCGTCTCGAACATGTCCCGGACGAGGGCGCGGATCCGGTCGTCGACCGCGGCCACGGGGACCGCCTTCCGCGCGAGGAACGGATCGGGGTAGACCAGGATCTCCCTACGCATCGGCGACCTCCTTCCCCGGCGGGTAGAACCGCACCATGTTCTTTCCGCTCTGCTTCCCCCAGTACAGGGCGCGGTCGGCGTTTTCCACGAGGGACTGAGCGTTCCACTCCTCTCCGGGGGAGAGAGACGCCACACCGAAGGTGGCGGTCATGCGGACCGGTTCGTGGCTTCCGTCGAAGACGCTCCCGGAAACCATCCGGTGCGCCCTGCCCGCCGCTCGTACCGCTTCGTCCCCGCCCACTCCCAGCAGAAGCCAGACGAACTCGTCGCCTCCCAGGCGGGCGACGGTGTCATAACTCCTTTTCGCCCGGCGCAACACCCCTCCGAACTGCCGGATCACGCTGTCCCCCGTCGCTCGCCCGTGCGCCTCGTTGACGCGTCCGAGGTCGTCTATATCCGTTACGATGCACGACAGGGGCCGCCCGATGCGCCGGGCCGTCTCCGCGGAACGCTCGAGATCGAGCTCGAAACGGCGCCGGTCGGGCAACCCGGTCAGCTCGTCCCGCATGGCGAGGTCCGAAAGGACCCGCCCGTCGAGGATGGCCTTGCGGTACATCTCCCCGTATGCGAGGAGCGGCTGCGCGCGGTCGAGGATCTCCTCTTCCGAAAGGTCCGCGGTGAAGACCATGTCCGCCCCCGCCTCCCGGAACCGGCGGGTCCGACGGGCGGCGCTCCGTCCACCGATCAGGAGCACGGGAATCCCGGGGTCGCCGCCGTCCCGGAACCGCCGCAGGATCTCCTCTTCCTCGGCGACGCTTCCGTACTCCCCCAGCAGGACCGCCGCGAGCCCCGCCCGCCTTCCCGGGTCCGAGAGGAGCGCGCTCCAGGAACCGGCCGTCTCCACCGAGTACCCGCGGCGGGACAACAGGTCTCCGACGCGCCCGAGGACGGGCCATAACGGTCGGGCGACGAGAATGGTTCCATGCACGGGGGTCATTCTTTCGGGGAGTCCGCCTTCCGGGGCCATCCGCAGAGGGCATTGGCGTTTCGCAGCGCGACCGCCGCGGCGTTGCCGAACGCCATGAGCAGCTCGAGGTCTTCTTCCGAGAATCCCCCCACCTGGTGATGATCGAGGTTGATCACCCCCATCACCTCGGATCCCCATTTGACCGGAACCGCCATCTCGGACATCACCGCCGGATTCGCCTGGACGTAGCGGGGGTCCTTCCGGACGTCAGGAACGAGCACCGGCTCCCCTTCCCGCGCGACCCACCCGGTGATCCCCTCCCCGACCCGCAGCCGGATCGCGTTCTTCACCTCGGGGCCCAGGCCCCGCTCCGCCTCGATGCAGAGCGTCCCCGAATCGGGATCCATCCGGATGACCGACCCGGAGGAGGCGCCCATCAGCCCCGTCGCGCGGTCGACGATCAACTGGAACAGGACCGCCGGGTCGCTCTGCTCGTTCAACGCCTTGCTGATCTCGAAGATCGCCGTCAGCTTGCGCGCCTTCTTGTCCAGATGCGACACGCACGCCGCGTTCTCCAGCGCGATCGCCGCGAAGTTCGCCAGGACCGAAAGGAGCTTCAGGTCCCCGTCCTGCAGATCCCTCCCGTCCAGCGGCGTCGCCGCGGCCATGATCCCGATCGCGCCCGTGGGACTTTTCACCGGCGCCACGAGGAACCCTTTCACCTCGAGACGGCGCATCAGCCGCAGGAGGGCGCGGTCCGTCCCCGACCTTCCCTCCGAGACGATCATCCCCGTTCCGGAGGAGAGGACCGGCTGGACGACCATCCTGTAGATCTCCTGCCGGTACTTCTCGAACTGCCGCCCCCCCGGAATCCCCGCCATCGACCGGACCACCAGGTGCTCCACCCCGGGTTCCGGAAGGAGGAGAACGCACCGCTCGACGCGAAGGATCGACGCGGCGGCGGAGGTGATGAGGTCGAGGCTGTGCTGAACGTCCCCCGCCGGCGCGCTCATCGCCTGCGACACCTCGTACAGTCCGGAGGTCAGCGCGGCGGCCAGCGACACCTCCTTCGCACTGCCGGGGCGCCTTCTCTCCCCGCGCAGGGCGGCCCCAAGGACCGACAGGACGCTCATCCCGCCCCCAGCAGCCTGCGGACGGTGTTCTTCAACTCCGTCGTGTCGTGGGACTTCACGATGTAGGCGTCGGAGGCCCACGTGTTGAAGTCCTGGCGGAACTCGCCGAAGGCGGTGAGGAGAACGATCGGGATCGCCGCGTTCTTCTCCCGGATCCGGCGGAGGACCTCGATCCCGTCGATATCCGGCAGCTTGATGTCGAGCGTCACGAGGTTCGGCAGGAACGATTCGAGGAGAAGGAGCGCTTGCCTCCCGTCCGCGGCCAGCCCCACCTCGTACCCCTCGTCGGAGAGGTCCGCCCGGTACAGCTCGCGGATGCTCTCCTCGTCGTCCACCACAAGGACCTTTTTCATCATCTCACTCCTCCTTTCCCCCTCCCCACCCCGGGAGGATCCCCGCGTCGACACCGATGCAGGAGAGCGCCCGGGACACGACGAAATCGACCAGGCCGGAGACCGTCTCCGGGCGATGGTAGAACCCCGGACACGCGGGAAGGACGTACGCCCCCGCGCGGGCCAGCGTCAGCATGTTCTCGAGATGGATGACGGACAGAGGCGTCTCCCGGGCCACGAGGACCAGCGGCTTGCGCTCCTTGAGGGCCACGTCGGCGCACCGGGTCAATACCGACGAGGACACCCCGTGGGCGATCCGGCCGAGGGTCCCCATCGAGCAGGGGGCGACGATCATCGCGTCGGGCGCGTTCGAGCCGGAGGCGAACGGGATCCCGAAGTCGTCCTCGGCGTACAGGCGGAACGGCCGGGTGGCGGAGGAGAGGCGAGCGAGTCCCTTCCGCCGCGCTTCCGCGCCGCCGGGGAGCTTGCCGTCCCCGACTTCCGCGGCGAGGATCCCCCACGCCGTCTTCGTGACCAGGACGTGCAGGTCCACGCCGCGCGAGAGAAGCAGGGAGAGCGTGCGTACGCCGTACACCGCGCCGCTGGCGCCCGAAATGCCGAGAAGAACCTTCATGGGCGGCCCCCCAACACCAGGTCGAGCCAGGTGAACAGGCAGAACGCGATGCTCACGACCCCGTTCAGGTTGAAGAACGCCATGTTCAGCCGCGAGAGGTCGTCCTTCCGGACGATCGCGTGCTCATACCCCAGCACGGCCGCGCACAGGGCGAGTCCCGCGAGATACCACCCGCCCAGTCCGAATACATGATACCCCACCAGGAGGAAGCCCGCCATCGCCAGGTGGAACGCCCGGGCGACCCACAGCGAGGGGCCCACTCCGAGGGACCGCGGGATCGAGTGGAGGCCCTCCCGGCGGTCGAAGTCGATGTCCTGTAGCGCGTAGAGGACATCGAACCCCCCCACCCAGAAGAGGACGGCGAGACAGAGCCAGAGGACCCGCGCGTCCGC carries:
- a CDS encoding two-component system response regulator, whose translation is MKKVLVVDDEESIRELYRADLSDEGYEVGLAADGRQALLLLESFLPNLVTLDIKLPDIDGIEVLRRIREKNAAIPIVLLTAFGEFRQDFNTWASDAYIVKSHDTTELKNTVRRLLGAG